A window of Rufibacter sp. LB8 contains these coding sequences:
- the rfaE2 gene encoding D-glycero-beta-D-manno-heptose 1-phosphate adenylyltransferase, translated as MLPSQEKILTLHQLLPQLETWRANGEKIVFTNGCFDIVHVGHVDYLERARLLGDKLVLGLNTDQSVSTLKGPNRPLQDEMSRTRVMAGFWFVDAVVLFAQETPYELIKAVQPDILVKGDDYTVEKIVGHDVVLQNGGQVKTIPLVKGYSTTQVVAKAVASQHPNL; from the coding sequence ATGCTGCCTTCACAGGAGAAAATTCTTACGCTACACCAACTGCTGCCCCAACTTGAAACCTGGCGGGCGAACGGGGAGAAAATAGTCTTCACCAATGGCTGCTTTGACATTGTGCACGTGGGCCACGTAGACTACCTGGAACGCGCCCGTCTGCTGGGCGACAAACTGGTGCTGGGCCTCAATACTGACCAATCTGTCAGTACGTTAAAGGGGCCTAACCGCCCATTGCAAGACGAAATGTCACGCACACGGGTCATGGCAGGGTTTTGGTTTGTAGACGCGGTAGTGCTGTTTGCCCAGGAAACGCCGTATGAACTCATCAAAGCCGTGCAGCCAGACATTTTGGTGAAAGGCGATGATTACACCGTGGAGAAGATAGTGGGGCATGACGTGGTCCTCCAGAACGGGGGCCAGGTTAAAACCATTCCGTTGGTGAAGGGGTATTCTACTACACAGGTGGTGGCGAAAGCCGTGGCCAGCCAGCACCCTAACCTTTAA